The following coding sequences lie in one Lolium perenne isolate Kyuss_39 chromosome 2, Kyuss_2.0, whole genome shotgun sequence genomic window:
- the LOC127335782 gene encoding probable metal-nicotianamine transporter YSL9, which yields MPGLHRLYRLHATQAHGFNGVEEHKQVYQNRDAVPSLTRYQDHISFPPGSRILLAFLLGARSRRAQGEQERRRKHLRPSLPPGLELAMAPRAREGRFEEIRELDGDSELGAAAHGPGRVPPWRDQLTARGMVASLAVGAMYSVIVMKLVLTTGLVPTLNVSAALIAFVVLRGWTKALARLGVVARPFTRQENTVVQTCAVACYSIAVGGGFGSYLLALDKKTYEAAGEDTAGNVPGSFKEPGIAWMTGFLLAVSFVGILALVPLRKIMIIDYKLTYPSGTATAVLINGFHTPHGDAMAKKQVNGFTKYFGISFFWSFFQWFFSGGDNCGFSQFPTFGLMAWKNSFFFDFSLTYVGAGMICSYLVNLSLLLGAILSWGVMWPLISDLEGDWYPSNIPESSMSSLQGYKAFICIALILGDGLYNFAKIIALTVKNLIEKSKLKNTKKEEDIPVLDDLHRNEVFVRDSLPTWLAYCGYIALSVLAVIAIPMMFREMKWYYVVIAYVLAPALGFCNAYGAGLTDMNMAYNYGKVALFILAAWAGKDSGVVAGLVGCGLVKSLVSISADLMQDFKTGHLTLTSPRSMIIAQAIGTAMGCVIGPLTFMLFYKAFDIGNPEGPWKAPYALIYRNMAILGVEGFSALPLHCLQLCYGFFGFAVVANLMRDLFPAKYGRWVPLPMAMGVPFLVGASFAIDMCVGSLVVFIWHRFDRSKAAQMVPAVASGLICGDGLWIFPSALLALAKISPPLCMAFRSTH from the exons ATGCCTGGGCTACATCGGCTGTACAGGTTGCACGCAACGCAAGCTCACGGTTTCAACGGTGTCGAAGAGCATAAACAGGTCTATCAGAACAGAGACGCTGTTCCTTCTCTGACCCGCTACCAAGATCACATTTCGTTTCCTCCGGGTTCCAGGATATTATTGGCTTTCTTGTTGGGAGCTCGATCGAGGAGGGCCCAGGGTGAG CAGGAGAGGCGGAGGAAGCACCTAAGGCCATCGCTGCCACCGGGCCTCGAGCTCGCGATGGCGCCCCGCGCACGGGAAGGCCGTTTCGAGGAGATCCGCGAGCTCGACGGCGACTCCGAGCTGGGGGCGGCGGCGCACGGGCCCGGCCGCGTGCCGCCGTGGCGGGACCAGCTGACGGCGCGCGGGATGGTGGCGAGCCTGGCCGTCGGCGCCATGTACAGCGTCATCGTCATGAAGCTCGTCCTCACCACGGGCCTCGTCCCCACGCTCAACGTCTCCGCCGCGCTCATCGCCTTCGTCGTCCTCCGCGGCTGGACCAAGGCGCTGGCACGCCTCGGCGTCGTCGCCCGCCCCTTCACGCGCCAGGAGAACACCGTCGTGCAGACCTGCGCCGTCGCCTGCTACAGCATCGCCGTCGGAG GTGGGTTTGGGTCGTACCTGCTTGCGCTCGACAAGAAGACCTACGAGGCGGCGGGTGAGGACACGGCGGGCAACGTGCCGGGGAGCTTCAAGGAGCCCGGCATTGCGTGGATGACCGGCTTCCTGCTCGCCGTCAGCTTCGTGGGGATTCTCGCGCTAGTCCCGCTCAGGAAG ATTATGATAATCGACTACAAATTAACTTATCCAAGCGGGACTGCAACAGCTGTGCTTATAAATGGATTCCACACGCCTCATGGAGATGCTATGGCAAA GAAGCAAGTGAATGGATTCACAAAGTACTTTGGAATCAGCTTCTTCTGGAGCTTCTTCCAATGGTTTTTCTCTGGTGGAGACAATTGCGGGTTCTCGCAGTTTCCTACTTTTGGACTAATGGCATGGAAAAACTC ATTCTTCTTTGATTTCAGCCTCACATATGTTGGGGCAGGGATGATCTGTTCATATCTTGTCAATCTGTCTCTCCTTCTTGGTGCCATTCTCTCCTGGGGTGTCATGTGGCCACTGATCAGCGATTTGGAAGGGGACTGGTATCCATCAAATATACCGGAAAGCAGCATGAGCAGCCTGCAAGGTTACAAG GCCTTCATATGCATAGCTCTCATCCTAGGAGATGGCCTATACAATTTTGCTAAGATTATTGCATTGACCGTTAAGAATCTGATTGAAAAATCAAAACTAAAGAACACAAAGAAAG AGGAAGACATTCCGGTGCTCGATGACCTTCATCGTAATGAAGTTTTCGTAAGAGACAGTCTCCCTACCTGGCTAGCCTATTGTGGTTACATTGCACTATCAGTCCTTGCAGTAATTGCCATTCCCATGATGTTCCGCGAGATGAAGTGGTACTATGTTGTCATAGCATATGTATTGGCTCCCGCCCTGGGGTTCTGCAATGCCTACGGTGCCGGCCTTACTGATATGAACATGGCCTACAATTACGGGAAGGTTGCCCTTTTCATTCTTGCAGCATGGGCTGGGAAAGACTCCGGTGTAGTTGCTGGCTTAGTGGGCTGCGGTCTGGTGAAATCACTGGTATCCATATCTGCTGATCTGATGCAGGATTTCAAGACTGGGCATCTCACATTAACATCACCTAGATCAATGATAATTGCTCAGGCTATCGGCACCGCCATGGGCTGTGTCATCGGGCCACTGACATTCATGTTGTTCTACAAGGCGTTTGACATAGGCAACCCAGAAGGACCCTGGAAGGCACCGTATGCTCTGATCTACCGAAACATGGCAATTCTTGGTGTTGAGGGTTTCTCTGCCCTACCCCTGCATTGCTTGCAGCTGTGCTATGGATTCTTTGGCTTTGCAGTGGTGGCCAACCTTATGAGGGACCTCTTCCCAGCAAAGTATGGCAGGTGGGTTCCCCTGCCGATGGCAATGGGTGTTCCTTTCCTTGTCGGCGCGAGCTTTGCCATCGACATGTGTGTCGGGAGCTTGGTAGTCTTCATCTGGCACAGGTTTGACAGAAGTAAAGCAGCACAGATGGTTCCTGCAGTTGCGTCTGGTTTGATATGTGGGGATGGGCTCTGGATCTTCCCTTCTGCCTTGCTTGCGCTGGCAAAGATCAGTCCACCGTTGTGCATGGCATTTAGGTCTACACACTAG